The following coding sequences lie in one Dryobates pubescens isolate bDryPub1 chromosome 10, bDryPub1.pri, whole genome shotgun sequence genomic window:
- the RELT gene encoding tumor necrosis factor receptor superfamily member 19L, which yields MVTVMLPSGRSPLVMKRIGMCWWLVTILGVLLGPGAVVGSCSPQEQGGCPPGEEPTGECGSGAPCRACPPGTFSAGDLSCSSHTRCWARNRVLVAPGTTVTDSRCGTCLPGFYSPEGERDPRGRCLPCTNAPRGATGCPGRRRPRSPETPGQPMAPNRTGAPLMGEEGQEAAEAQAAVLTIVPVFCAMGLLGILVCNLLKKKGYYCTATKDPQPGGTGPSSIYQLEDANEDTIGVLVRLITEKKENAAALEELLREHHSQQPMPPLGCAPPDKLHLLPQFPLTCWHQEHLHTVQGPAPCARCSQRKWPEVLPPLNATQVPKPGGRPSEVTILSVGRFRVSRIPEMKNEVGGDPPYAPLPAGSGMKPPCLRSIDGTPEPAPGLGAASGGR from the exons ATGGTGACAGTGATGCTCCCCTCGGGCAGGTCTCCCCTGGTGATGAAGAGGATTGGGATGTGCTGGTGGCTCGTCACCATCCTGGGG GTGCTACTCGGACCTGGTGCGGTGGTGGGGAGCTGCAgtccccaggagcagggaggatgcCCACCTGGAGAGGAGCCCACGGGG gagtgTGGCTCGGGGGCACCGTGCCGAGCTTGTCCCCCTGGCACCTTCTCAGCAGGGGACCTATCCTGCTCCTCTCACACCCGCTGCTGGGCCAGGAACAGGGTCCTGGTGGCGCCAGGGACAACGGTGACCGACAGCCGCTGTGGAACCTGCCTGCCAGG gTTTTACAGCCCTGAAGGGGAGAGGGACCCCCGGGGCCGGTGCCTGCCCTGCACCAACGCTCCCCGCGGTGCCacggggtgcccag gccGCCGTCGACCCCGCAGCCCCGAGACGCCGGGCCAGCCCATGGCGCCCAACAGGACAGGAGCCCCCTTGAtgggggaggaagggcaggaggcagcagaggcacaggcagCCGTGCTCACCATCGTCCCAGTCTTCTGTGCCATGGGGCTGttgggcatcctggtctgcaacCTGCTGAAGAAGAAGGGTTACTACTGCACTGCCACCAAGGACCCCCAGCCTGGTGGCACTG GTCCCAGCTCCATCTACCAGCTGGAGGATGCCAACGAGGACACCATCGGGGTGCTGGTGAGGCTGATCACCGAGAAGAAAG aaaacgctgcagccctggaggagctgctgagggaacatCACAGCCAGCAACCGATGCCACCCCTGGGATGTGCCCCCCCAGATAA gctccacctcctgcctcagtttcccctcacCTGCTGGCATCAGGAGCATCTCCACACGGTGCAGGGCCCAGCCCCGTGTGCCcgctgcagccagaggaagtGGCCGGAGGTGCTGCCACCACTCAATGCCACCCaagtccccaagcctgggggGCGACCCAGTGAGGTCACCATCCTCTCTGTGGGCAG GTTTCGGGTGTCCAGGATCCCTGAGATGAAGAACGAGGTCGGGGGGGACCCTCCCTatgctcccctccctgctggcagtgggATGAAGCCCCCATGCTTGAGAAGCATTGATGGGACCCCCGAG ccagcacctggcctgggagctgcctctgGGGGCCGGTGA